Proteins encoded within one genomic window of Ammonifex degensii KC4:
- the pilM gene encoding type IV pilus assembly protein PilM, translating into MRWLARLLPRRTHFVGIDVGTAETKMAEIRVTNGGPEVLALRRLPSPPGVWGDVFDEEKLIGVLRELEPGTREVISCLPGDKVVSRILRLPPMSDREREQAVRLEVERFLPTPVDELIIRSVWLEDKAGGEGRRCLILAVPAALVYRYHALFSRAGLVLGVLDLPAFALHRLFQPQLQEGSVALVDIGARITQIVIMQNGQIVFLRTLSAGGDLFTRSASEHYGVTFEEAERMKLEAAATVEDPSAAEAFRGGLLEIGRELKRSLEFCSTQEGIEVRKIILSGGGAKFRPLPTFLEGMLGVPVTVDTPALTFSSLSYDPAYAVALGLALREVVV; encoded by the coding sequence TTGCGCTGGCTAGCCAGGCTTCTTCCCCGCAGGACCCACTTTGTGGGGATAGATGTCGGAACGGCGGAGACCAAGATGGCAGAGATAAGAGTCACCAATGGTGGGCCGGAAGTGCTGGCCCTGCGCCGCCTGCCCAGCCCGCCGGGAGTTTGGGGGGATGTGTTTGACGAGGAAAAACTCATCGGAGTGCTGCGAGAGCTCGAGCCCGGTACCAGGGAGGTCATCTCCTGTCTGCCGGGAGACAAGGTGGTAAGCCGTATCCTGCGCCTCCCTCCCATGAGCGATAGAGAGCGGGAACAGGCGGTGCGCCTGGAAGTGGAGCGCTTCCTTCCCACCCCGGTGGACGAGCTCATCATACGCTCCGTGTGGCTGGAAGATAAGGCAGGAGGCGAGGGGAGAAGGTGCCTTATTTTAGCCGTGCCGGCTGCTCTCGTCTACCGCTACCACGCCCTTTTCAGCCGCGCAGGCCTGGTGCTGGGGGTGCTCGACCTTCCTGCTTTCGCCCTGCACCGCCTTTTCCAACCCCAGCTGCAGGAAGGGAGCGTCGCCTTAGTGGACATCGGTGCCCGCATCACGCAGATAGTGATCATGCAGAACGGACAGATCGTCTTCCTGCGCACCCTCTCTGCCGGGGGAGACCTCTTCACCCGCTCGGCCTCGGAGCACTACGGGGTGACCTTCGAGGAGGCGGAGCGCATGAAGCTGGAGGCGGCGGCCACCGTTGAGGATCCGTCGGCAGCAGAGGCGTTCCGGGGCGGGCTTCTGGAGATCGGACGGGAGCTCAAGCGCTCGCTTGAATTCTGCAGCACGCAAGAGGGGATAGAGGTCAGAAAAATCATCTTGAGCGGAGGGGGCGCCAAATTTCGACCCCTCCCAACTTTTTTAGAGGGAATGCTCGGCGTGCCGGTGACGGTGGACACACCAGCTCTGACCTTCTCCTCCTTGTCCTATGACCCGGCCTACGCCGTGGCCCTGGGCCTGGCCCTAAGGGAGGTGGTGGTGTGA
- a CDS encoding pilus assembly PilX N-terminal domain-containing protein: MKSWCDERGQALALVLILSVVLFITGTAAVAAALQHSRLVTLEEAREKAYYIAEAGVEKALANLKQRLVYPAPGFENFTIDNEPYAGGLIEKVKVSKETVGETIYYTITSTGCYPESPIAGSSFARKTITAKVKVCPDPFLAYGGPGLKSDTAVHLTGGVTSTGGSLLARTGDVKSQALIAGNIGGIYAGRNVHLTGAGTTGSGEIKAGRDVYLSAAISTWSGEIWAGNKVHGPWWQLGKVTVHENCGPNIPGFPLPSFPVVDKGSDWYKRVKAEAQSRGYYFSSAAAWLDDDPDFGTGKGIIWDWTAVEIPLLNRVVVTVTGATLKLEDPARPEFLAVVDGPLTLDFKAYKDAYARWRDRIKSRYRGKTVTFIDLNLGRLRVTAEKPATIVADSIKIDESLAGLFGVDTEGIKKPFGLFAVAGDVVYRAVVGSGGRLSVIATGKFDCATAGNLNLDWVAAKGDVLINALINLNAAQTAVPPGTPVGYQIVSWSVE, from the coding sequence ATGAAAAGCTGGTGTGACGAGCGGGGACAGGCTCTGGCGCTGGTGCTGATCCTTTCCGTGGTGCTCTTCATCACCGGGACGGCGGCGGTGGCAGCAGCCCTGCAGCACAGCCGCCTGGTCACCCTGGAGGAGGCCAGGGAGAAAGCCTACTACATCGCCGAGGCCGGAGTGGAGAAGGCGTTAGCTAATTTAAAACAAAGGCTTGTTTATCCGGCACCGGGTTTTGAAAACTTTACCATTGACAACGAACCTTACGCCGGCGGTCTAATCGAAAAGGTGAAAGTAAGCAAAGAAACAGTGGGCGAAACCATTTACTACACCATCACCTCTACGGGGTGTTATCCGGAAAGCCCTATAGCTGGGTCTAGTTTTGCCCGCAAGACAATAACGGCCAAGGTAAAGGTGTGCCCTGATCCCTTCCTTGCCTACGGCGGTCCCGGGTTGAAATCTGATACTGCCGTCCACTTGACAGGAGGGGTTACAAGCACAGGTGGATCCCTTCTTGCCCGTACGGGGGATGTGAAATCACAGGCACTGATTGCCGGTAACATCGGGGGCATTTACGCTGGCAGGAACGTTCATCTTACTGGTGCAGGCACCACGGGAAGCGGCGAGATCAAAGCGGGTAGGGACGTGTATCTTTCGGCAGCCATCAGCACCTGGAGCGGGGAAATCTGGGCGGGCAACAAAGTACACGGCCCATGGTGGCAGTTAGGGAAGGTGACTGTTCATGAAAACTGCGGGCCTAATATCCCGGGGTTTCCGCTGCCCAGCTTCCCCGTAGTTGACAAAGGGAGCGATTGGTACAAACGGGTGAAGGCCGAGGCGCAAAGTAGAGGCTATTACTTTTCGAGTGCTGCAGCGTGGCTCGACGACGACCCTGATTTTGGTACTGGCAAAGGAATTATCTGGGACTGGACGGCGGTAGAAATACCACTCTTGAACAGGGTAGTAGTGACTGTTACCGGGGCAACATTGAAACTCGAGGATCCCGCAAGGCCTGAGTTTCTCGCGGTCGTCGACGGCCCCCTTACCCTTGACTTCAAGGCATACAAAGACGCCTACGCAAGGTGGCGGGACCGGATAAAAAGCCGCTATCGCGGAAAGACGGTCACCTTTATCGATCTAAACCTGGGCCGGTTGCGGGTGACGGCTGAAAAGCCAGCGACCATTGTGGCCGATAGCATCAAGATCGACGAGAGCCTCGCCGGACTATTCGGAGTTGACACGGAGGGTATAAAGAAACCCTTTGGCCTTTTTGCCGTCGCGGGCGACGTAGTTTACAGGGCGGTTGTAGGAAGTGGAGGGCGTCTATCAGTAATAGCTACTGGAAAGTTCGATTGTGCGACAGCAGGCAACCTTAATCTGGACTGGGTGGCCGCTAAAGGTGATGTACTGATCAATGCCCTCATCAACCTGAACGCGGCGCAAACGGCAGTGCCGCCGGGGACGCCCGTGGGCTATCAAATTGTTTCTTGGAGCGTTGAGTGA
- a CDS encoding prepilin-type N-terminal cleavage/methylation domain-containing protein, with protein sequence MRKGFWEECGFTLVEAVVALAIFSMISVALFYLMAGSYRSYWREVQQQEVEANLRQALDRISLRVRQAEKIEKIDPQNPSTGIIVTLPGGASYTYAYDPAKKELKENGQPVASHITGVEFSVREGTVSVYLEGEYLGSGRLALSTQVRTRVGEQG encoded by the coding sequence ATGAGGAAGGGGTTTTGGGAAGAGTGTGGCTTTACCCTGGTGGAGGCGGTGGTGGCGCTTGCCATCTTCTCCATGATCTCCGTCGCTCTCTTCTACCTGATGGCCGGGAGCTACCGCAGCTACTGGCGGGAGGTCCAGCAACAGGAGGTGGAGGCCAACCTCCGCCAGGCGCTCGACCGCATAAGCCTCAGAGTGCGGCAGGCGGAGAAGATAGAGAAGATCGATCCCCAGAACCCTTCTACCGGTATCATAGTGACCCTCCCGGGCGGCGCGAGCTACACCTACGCTTACGACCCGGCCAAGAAAGAGCTTAAAGAGAACGGCCAGCCCGTAGCCAGCCATATAACTGGGGTGGAGTTTAGCGTCCGGGAGGGCACGGTGAGTGTTTATTTGGAGGGGGAGTATTTGGGCTCGGGCAGGTTAGCGCTTTCTACCCAAGTGCGCACGCGGGTGGGTGAGCAAGGATGA
- a CDS encoding prepilin-type N-terminal cleavage/methylation domain-containing protein: MNERGMTLVEVVVALCLFALLATGLMGLFLSGRVATAASSNKQEALCLARALMEAVKASPVEWEGEVQGAGPDYVVLEDKASDQDDAYKGFYLAIIEGAGQGQVRKIQSYDGSSHTAYVAPPWDTAPDTSSRYLIFRLERELPDTSKVAVTAEPSSQQGLEKVTVTVRYRTLWGVREVQLSGERRKGI, from the coding sequence GTGAACGAGCGGGGGATGACCCTAGTTGAGGTGGTGGTGGCCCTCTGCCTCTTCGCCCTCCTGGCCACCGGGCTTATGGGGCTTTTCCTCTCCGGCCGGGTGGCTACCGCCGCCAGCTCCAATAAGCAGGAAGCTTTGTGCCTTGCCCGGGCGCTCATGGAGGCGGTGAAGGCCAGCCCGGTAGAGTGGGAGGGTGAGGTGCAGGGCGCGGGACCAGACTATGTCGTGCTGGAAGACAAGGCCAGCGATCAGGACGACGCCTACAAGGGCTTCTACCTTGCCATCATCGAAGGAGCAGGGCAGGGGCAGGTGAGGAAGATCCAGAGTTACGATGGTTCCTCTCACACCGCTTATGTTGCTCCTCCGTGGGACACCGCGCCCGACACCTCCTCCCGCTACCTCATCTTCCGGCTGGAGAGGGAGCTCCCGGACACCAGCAAGGTGGCGGTGACCGCCGAGCCTTCCTCCCAGCAAGGCCTGGAGAAGGTGACGGTGACGGTTAGGTACCGCACTCTCTGGGGCGTGCGGGAAGTGCAACTCAGCGGCGAGAGGAGGAAGGGAATATGA
- a CDS encoding type IV pilin protein gives MPFYKLCRHLYRKGQDERGFTMVEMMVVLIIIAVLIGVGIWLYLGYVEKARITKAESFLTSAAGALDAYYAQYGTYPSADDLDTAGVYLKDNKGNDIKDPWGGTYKYTGTGGDTYTLETTGGTKVNVQATGNKGVSEIKVVKK, from the coding sequence ATGCCTTTCTACAAGCTTTGCCGGCATCTTTACCGGAAGGGGCAGGATGAGCGCGGCTTCACCATGGTGGAGATGATGGTGGTCCTGATCATCATCGCCGTGCTCATCGGCGTGGGTATTTGGCTCTACTTAGGCTATGTAGAGAAAGCCAGAATCACGAAGGCGGAGAGCTTCCTGACCTCCGCGGCCGGGGCGCTGGACGCCTATTACGCGCAGTACGGAACGTATCCGTCTGCGGACGATCTCGATACAGCGGGTGTGTATTTGAAGGATAACAAGGGTAATGATATTAAAGACCCGTGGGGCGGCACTTACAAATACACCGGCACCGGTGGTGATACTTATACCCTCGAAACAACCGGCGGCACGAAAGTAAATGTGCAGGCTACGGGTAATAAAGGAGTAAGCGAAATCAAGGTAGTGAAAAAGTAG
- a CDS encoding type II secretion system F family protein produces MPQKFYYRARDLSGRLVKGQVEAESASAATAVLRERQLFPVELRPLKEHHLDLRALLRLKAKSRDMAVLTRQFATLLEAGVPLLTSLRVLERQTKNRQLKKCLAEVAAEVQKGRSLAEAFGHHREILPEIFLSMVAVGETSGTLDKALGRLAAYFERQADLTDKLKTATSYPLLVAGVALVTAIALLVLIVPIFADIFRQMNVPLPLPTRIVMGVSYGLVHYWYLILAVLVAGGFGLVHALRTPKGKEWWDRLLLRLPVIGGLIQKSAVARFASTLSTLLATGVPLLQGLAIAGRVLGLSPAVKEVEAMEEGVRRGERLSALMARGSFFPPLAVSMVAVGEESGNLDGLLAKLGDFFEREVEGTVDRFSTLVEPILIIGVGVLVGLIALSIYLPLFSLPGALSTQMPGM; encoded by the coding sequence ATGCCGCAGAAGTTTTACTACCGGGCGCGCGACCTTTCCGGCCGGCTGGTCAAAGGACAGGTGGAGGCGGAGAGCGCAAGTGCCGCTACGGCCGTGCTGCGCGAGCGCCAGCTTTTTCCCGTAGAGCTCAGGCCCCTGAAAGAGCACCACCTGGATCTCAGGGCGCTCTTACGGTTAAAAGCGAAGAGCCGGGACATGGCCGTGCTGACGCGGCAGTTCGCCACACTGCTGGAGGCCGGGGTGCCCCTCCTTACTTCTTTGCGCGTACTGGAGCGGCAGACGAAAAACCGGCAGCTTAAAAAGTGCCTGGCCGAAGTAGCGGCGGAGGTGCAGAAGGGGCGGAGCCTGGCCGAGGCCTTCGGCCACCACCGAGAAATCCTGCCCGAGATCTTCTTAAGCATGGTGGCCGTAGGGGAAACTTCCGGCACTCTGGACAAGGCTTTGGGGCGCCTGGCCGCTTATTTCGAGCGGCAGGCAGATCTTACTGATAAGCTGAAGACTGCCACTTCCTATCCCTTGCTGGTGGCGGGGGTAGCGCTTGTCACGGCCATAGCTCTGCTTGTGCTCATCGTTCCTATTTTTGCCGATATATTCCGGCAGATGAACGTTCCTCTGCCTCTTCCCACCCGCATAGTGATGGGGGTGAGCTACGGCCTCGTCCACTACTGGTACCTGATCCTGGCAGTTCTGGTGGCGGGAGGATTTGGCCTTGTCCATGCCTTACGCACCCCGAAGGGCAAGGAGTGGTGGGACCGGCTCCTTTTGCGTCTGCCGGTGATAGGGGGGCTTATACAGAAGAGCGCAGTGGCCCGCTTCGCTTCTACTCTTTCTACCCTGCTGGCCACCGGTGTGCCGCTCCTGCAGGGCCTGGCCATCGCCGGGCGCGTCCTGGGGCTTTCCCCGGCGGTGAAGGAAGTAGAAGCCATGGAAGAAGGGGTGAGGCGGGGCGAGCGGCTCTCCGCCTTGATGGCCCGGGGTTCTTTCTTCCCTCCCCTGGCGGTGAGCATGGTAGCGGTAGGGGAGGAGTCGGGCAATCTCGACGGGCTTTTGGCCAAGCTGGGAGACTTCTTTGAGCGGGAGGTGGAGGGCACGGTGGACCGCTTCTCCACCCTGGTAGAGCCTATTCTCATCATCGGGGTGGGGGTGCTGGTGGGCCTGATCGCCCTTTCCATCTACCTGCCCCTCTTCAGCCTGCCGGGAGCCTTGTCGACCCAGATGCCCGGCATGTAA